The window AAGATGACTCCTATCCCATTCCACATGGGAGAACCTGAAAAACTCCTGATGTACATCAGAAAAGAGCGTTTCAAACAGAATGCCTGGACAGAAGAACAAAAACATGACAACAAACTGATTACCCGCTATTATCTGAATGAAGGGGATGAAGGGTTCAGTTCTGATCAGCTATTTAATAAAATCATTTACAATGTTCTAATGGCAGATGCATGGGTGGCTGAAACCTATAAAGAACTGATCATTGCAGACCCTAACGGATATGATTATACATTTAAACTGACCAGCCGGGACTGGGATGCTATAAAACCAAGAATGATCTACAATTTTCCCGGTTCCCCTTATGACAAACGTCTGGTAAATGATATTGGTTTCTGGAACTTAATAAAGGATCAGGTTTCTCAGGAAGGGTATGAATTCTTAGCCAATGCCGGAGGGTATTATTCCAATACTATCAACTGGAATTCTGCTGAGGCATTTCCATATATGGTAGGAGATTTTTCTGCCGACACCACCTACAAAACCATTGAGGAAGGATATGACAGCATTGCCTATGCAGTAGCTAACACTTATATGGAATACGAGGGAGCCCGCATCTGGTCTGAAAACAAACTGATTACTTTCACCAAAGACCATAATTTAACAGCCACTCATAAATACGAACTCACGTTCCTGAATATCCAAAGTAACAAAACATGGAAAGTGTACGCCAATTCAATAGTATTGGGTATGCCAAGAAAATCACTTGAACTTCTGGATCAGAATAACTTCTTTTTTGACGCTAACAGACATCAGAAACTGAATAAAAACATCCGCTCTATCATCATGGAGCCTGCATTTAAAATCCTTATGGGCTTTGAAGGTCCATGGTGGAGAGATCTTGATATTTATTCCGGGCACTCTATTACAGACTTGCCTATGAGACAATGTTATTATTTCGGTACTGATGAAGAAACTAAAAATTCTATGCTGTTGGGAAGCTACGGAGATATGGAAACGGAAACATTCTGGAAAGCACTTTCTGATGACAAAGTTTTGTTTAAAGTAAGAGCTGCCAGATCTGCATCACTGGAAGAATTGCATAAGTTTGATGATGTTCAGGCTACAGAATTCATGGTGAATGAATTGATGAACCAGCTGAAAGAATTACACGGTATAGATATACCACAGCCTTATGTAACTTATTTCAGAGACTGGACAGATGATCCATATGGTGCAGGATACCATGCATGGAAAGCAGGTTTCTCTGTGAAAGATGTCATGCCTTACATGAGAAAGCCATTGGCAGATGAGCAAATCCACATTATCGGGGAAGCTTACTCTGATCAGCAGGGCTGGGTGGAAGGTGCTTTCTGTGAAGCTGAAAAAATGCTTCAGACCCATTTTAAATTAGACTGGCCGTACTGGCTGGATCCTGAATATTATTTAGGATGGTAATCCTGAATATATAATAAGATGATGATGTAAATAAAGCTCCGGACTTTTTCGGAGCTTTTTGTTTCTATTAATCAAAAATCAGAATTCCATATAACACACTCAATGTAAGCATCTTAATTCATTTAATATTTTTTTTAAATCAAAATATTTGTTGGAGTATTAATTAATTTATTACATTTGCATAACTAGTTATATAATCAATTATATTTATGGATTTATTTGAAAAAACAGGAAAAATTGCATTAGGCAGCAGATTGCGGTTTATGGCTTCCAATATTACAGAAGAAGCGGCGAAGATCTATGAAATGTATGATGTTGATTTTTCACCGAAATGGTTTCCGGTATTTTTTGTTCTTTCCGAAGAAGGTTCAAAAACAATAACCGAGATTGCAGAAGAAATAGGACATTCTCAACCTTCTGTAACCAAAATCATCAAAGAAATGACTACAGCGGGATTGGTGAAGGATAACCAGAAGTCCCAGGATAAAAGGAGAAATATTGCTGCACTGGCTGAAAAGGGAAAAGAGTTTTCTGCCAAAATAAAAGTTCAGTGTACAGATATTGACCATGCTATTGATGAAATGATTAGCGAAGCCACACACAATCTCTGGGAAGCACTTGCAGAATGGGAGCACCTTTTTGAACAGAAGTCTTTGCTCGCAAGGGTAAAAGAACAGAAAAAGGCCCGTGAAAGCAAAAATGTAAAGATCGTTGAATATGATCCGAAATACCAATCCGCATTCAAAGCACTCAATGAAGAATGGATTTTCACTTATTTTGAAATGGAAGAAGCAGACTATAAAGCCCTGGACAATCCGGAAGAATATATTTTAAATAAGGGAGGAAAAATTCTTGTCGCTTTATACAATGAAGAGCCGCTGGGAGTATGTGCTCTCATCAAAATGGAAGATCCGGATTATGATTTTGAACTGGCAAAAATGGCTGTTTCCCCAAAAGCACAGGGAAAGAATATAGGCTGGCTTCTGGGACAAGCGATCATCAAAACCGCAAAAGAATCCGGAGCATCAAAAATATATCTAGAAAGCAATACCATATTGAAACCTGCTATCAATCTGTATTACAAACTGGGTTTTAAGAAAGTATCCGGACGATCAACTCCTTATCAGCGCTGTAATATTCAAATGGAATTAAATGTAAACGATTAAAATATGTATGATAAAAAAGTAGCCATCGTTATAAAAGATGACCTGTTACCATGGCAAAAACTTAATGTTGCCTCTTTTCTGGCAGGAAGTATTGCTATTGAGTTCCCGGAAACTCACGGGGAAAAATTCATAACCGCAGATCAGGAAACGTTTTTACCCTTTATAAAGCATCCTACCCTTGTTTACAAAGCAGAAACTACAGAAAAAATTCAAAGAGCATTCCGCCGCTCAAAAGACCGTGATCTGGCCATTGGAATTTATACCCGGCAGCTTTTTGAAACCCGGTCAGGTGAAGAGAATGTTCTTGAAATAGCAAAACATCGTGCTGATGAACTGGATCTGGTTGGTATTATCGTGTATGGCGAAAATAAAAAGGTAGATAAGGCTTTGGATGGACTAAAATTTCATGAATAAAACCAATTATTATGTACGATAGAATACAACAAAGCTTTAACAGGCAAGGAATCATGAAAACAATTGGTGCCCAATTAGAAGAAGTTCAACAGGGACAGGTAAAAATTACCTGCAGATTTTCTGAAAACTTTACACAGCACAACGGATTTTTTCATGCCGGAGTTCTAACAACAATTGTTGACAGTGCCTGCGGATATGCAGCTTTAACAACTATGCCTGAAAATGCCAATGTCCTTACAGTGGAATTCAAGGTTAATTTTATGAAACCTGCCAATACAGATCAGCTTGTTGCCATTGGAAAAGTTCTGCAGGCAGGAAAAACACTTACCATTTGCGAAGGCTATGTCTATGATCAAAAAGAGGAAAAACTTATTGCAAAAATGACAGCAACGATGATTGCTATACAGTCATAGAACCCATTTTCTTCTCATCATACTACAATGCACAAATCTTTTTATTTGTGCATTTTTTATATAAATATTCATTATCTCGGTTCTGGTTAAAATATTAGCTGTTATATACTAATTCCATATCACCATCATTAGTTTTTTCTATTTCTCAGAAGGAATCTTGAGGTGATATTTTCCTAACTTTTCAGTTTGAAACAAAGTAAAAGAATACAGAATATTTCTAACCGTTTCATTTTATAATAAACTAAAATATTCAAAAGCAAATAACAGCAAAACAGATTCATCATCTTATGACAGATAAAAATTTTAATCCTCAGAAAGGCTTTATATTCAGCAAACATGTGCCGGAGGAATTATCGCATTTTGACAGGGTCTTTGATGTTTTCAAAGATTTGCTCACCCATACCTCCGGAGATATTGAGGAAGCCTTTGAATGGCTTGATATGCTTGACAAGGAATATGATATTTTTGACGAGGAATATACCCTTCAGGATTTTGAAGAAGATTTGAAAAAAAGAGGTTATATCAAAGAGGAAGACCCTGAAGAAGGCAATACCGGAAGTGGAAAAGGCAAAAATATATTAACTCCAAAACTGGAAGCAGCCCTTCGTGAGTATGCATTAGATCAGATTTTTGGAAAACTGAAGAAAAATG of the Chryseobacterium viscerum genome contains:
- a CDS encoding helix-turn-helix domain-containing GNAT family N-acetyltransferase, coding for MDLFEKTGKIALGSRLRFMASNITEEAAKIYEMYDVDFSPKWFPVFFVLSEEGSKTITEIAEEIGHSQPSVTKIIKEMTTAGLVKDNQKSQDKRRNIAALAEKGKEFSAKIKVQCTDIDHAIDEMISEATHNLWEALAEWEHLFEQKSLLARVKEQKKARESKNVKIVEYDPKYQSAFKALNEEWIFTYFEMEEADYKALDNPEEYILNKGGKILVALYNEEPLGVCALIKMEDPDYDFELAKMAVSPKAQGKNIGWLLGQAIIKTAKESGASKIYLESNTILKPAINLYYKLGFKKVSGRSTPYQRCNIQMELNVND
- a CDS encoding PaaI family thioesterase: MYDRIQQSFNRQGIMKTIGAQLEEVQQGQVKITCRFSENFTQHNGFFHAGVLTTIVDSACGYAALTTMPENANVLTVEFKVNFMKPANTDQLVAIGKVLQAGKTLTICEGYVYDQKEEKLIAKMTATMIAIQS
- a CDS encoding flavin monoamine oxidase family protein gives rise to the protein MNRENVNKDTPLYPGMQPDLKVEVAIIGAGTSGLYTAFRLVADNKYKGHEVQIFDMSDRLGGRLESVVMPGMNFWGELGGMRYLTSQEIVTTLIEGYPLKEQDLSKRTPVLKDKMTPIPFHMGEPEKLLMYIRKERFKQNAWTEEQKHDNKLITRYYLNEGDEGFSSDQLFNKIIYNVLMADAWVAETYKELIIADPNGYDYTFKLTSRDWDAIKPRMIYNFPGSPYDKRLVNDIGFWNLIKDQVSQEGYEFLANAGGYYSNTINWNSAEAFPYMVGDFSADTTYKTIEEGYDSIAYAVANTYMEYEGARIWSENKLITFTKDHNLTATHKYELTFLNIQSNKTWKVYANSIVLGMPRKSLELLDQNNFFFDANRHQKLNKNIRSIIMEPAFKILMGFEGPWWRDLDIYSGHSITDLPMRQCYYFGTDEETKNSMLLGSYGDMETETFWKALSDDKVLFKVRAARSASLEELHKFDDVQATEFMVNELMNQLKELHGIDIPQPYVTYFRDWTDDPYGAGYHAWKAGFSVKDVMPYMRKPLADEQIHIIGEAYSDQQGWVEGAFCEAEKMLQTHFKLDWPYWLDPEYYLGW
- a CDS encoding DUF2000 domain-containing protein, yielding MYDKKVAIVIKDDLLPWQKLNVASFLAGSIAIEFPETHGEKFITADQETFLPFIKHPTLVYKAETTEKIQRAFRRSKDRDLAIGIYTRQLFETRSGEENVLEIAKHRADELDLVGIIVYGENKKVDKALDGLKFHE